A genomic segment from Polyangium mundeleinium encodes:
- a CDS encoding SDR family NAD(P)-dependent oxidoreductase yields the protein MRLEDTKFIVTGAASGLGRHYAYRLAEAGGQVVAGDVNEAALASLAEEAKDLRGKIHPKRIDVGSEAEVSAFVDFAHEAMGGLNGLVNNAGILRDGLLVKKDRTTGAITKLSAQQWQAVIDVNLTGATYMVRDVVAKMAASGEKGVIVNISSIARHGNRGQSNYSAAKSALATNTKTWALEFAPFGIRVGCVAPGMVETPMTQGMNQKAKDALVAAIPVGRIGLPEDLWLAVRFVIECEYFNGRTIDVDGGLAM from the coding sequence ATGCGACTCGAAGACACCAAGTTCATCGTCACCGGCGCCGCCTCGGGCCTCGGCCGTCATTACGCCTATCGCCTCGCGGAGGCGGGCGGACAGGTGGTCGCGGGCGACGTGAACGAGGCGGCGCTCGCCTCGCTCGCGGAAGAGGCCAAGGATCTCCGCGGCAAGATCCACCCGAAGCGCATCGACGTCGGCAGCGAGGCCGAGGTCTCCGCGTTTGTCGACTTTGCGCACGAGGCCATGGGCGGCCTGAACGGCCTCGTCAACAACGCCGGCATCCTGCGCGACGGCCTGCTCGTGAAGAAAGACCGCACGACCGGCGCGATCACGAAGCTCTCTGCCCAGCAATGGCAGGCGGTCATCGACGTGAACCTCACGGGCGCGACCTACATGGTCCGCGACGTCGTCGCCAAGATGGCGGCGAGCGGCGAGAAGGGCGTCATCGTCAACATCAGCTCGATCGCGCGCCATGGAAACCGCGGACAGTCGAACTACAGCGCCGCGAAGTCCGCGCTCGCCACCAACACCAAGACGTGGGCCCTTGAGTTCGCGCCCTTCGGCATTCGCGTCGGCTGTGTCGCGCCGGGCATGGTCGAGACGCCCATGACCCAGGGCATGAACCAGAAGGCGAAAGACGCGCTCGTTGCCGCGATCCCCGTCGGCCGCATCGGCTTGCCCGAGGACCTCTGGCTCGCCGTTCGTTTCGTCATCGAGTGCGAGTATTTCAACGGCCGCACCATCGACGTCGACGGCGGCCTCGCCATGTGA
- a CDS encoding (2Fe-2S)-binding protein encodes MYVCICEAVSEKDILDLVGAGASTAHEVMEKTRAGTRCGSCRATVKSLVEGDGPVSTEGVDSAPSCGVRRLRMLRSASSAA; translated from the coding sequence ATGTACGTCTGCATCTGTGAGGCGGTTTCGGAGAAGGACATCTTGGACCTCGTGGGCGCTGGTGCCTCGACGGCCCATGAAGTCATGGAAAAGACGCGGGCCGGCACTCGTTGCGGCTCGTGTCGGGCGACCGTGAAGTCCCTCGTCGAGGGGGATGGACCGGTCTCCACGGAAGGTGTCGATTCCGCCCCGAGTTGCGGGGTTCGTCGGCTCCGCATGCTTCGATCCGCCTCTTCGGCTGCCTGA